TCTAAGAGTAGTTTTGCGCCTTTTAATCCCTGATAAACGGACTTTTCATGGCGTACCCATCGGTAAACTTTGCGGGTAATTTCTGGGTCGATCGCGTTGATGGTAACGGTAACGTGACTGACGCCAATTTCGGCAATTTCGTCGATATATTCGGGTTTGAGATTTAACCCATTGGTCGCCAAGCAGAGGATTAAGTCGGGAAACTTTTCCCGCAGCAGCCGCATTGTACCTAAGGTTTCCTCTGGATTGGCAAAGGGATCACCAGGACCGGCAATTCCAGCAACACTGATTCTCGGTTCTTTTTCTAATACCTTTTCCATGTAAACAGCGGCTTGGGCGGGAGAAAGAATAGTGCTGGTGACACCGGGTCTACTTTCGTTAACACAATCATATTTGCGATTGCAATAATTACATTGGATATTGCATTTGGGTGCTACAGGTAAATGGACTCGTCCGAACTGTCCTTTTACCTTGACATTAAAACAAGGGTGATTTTCTAAGTTAATTGTAGCTGTCATGGTTTTCTCTCCTGAAGTGATGAGTTTAATTTGCGGAAACTTATCAAGACTAAGTTAGTGACGAATGATTACTTGTGAACGAATGACGAATGACGAATGACAAATGCAAAATCAAAGATAGCCATACCCCACGGGTGAATCAGCTTGCTTCTTCTCGATAATGGCATTCACAATCCGATCTAACAGGTTCTGAGTCCCGCGATACCCCAGATGTAGCATCCGCTGTCCGCCAAAGCGATCGTGAATGGGGAAGCCTACGCGGATTAGGGGAATTTGCTGTTTTTTAGTCAAGGAATATCCTTTGCTGGTTCCAATCAACATATCGGGGTCTAGACTTTCGATTTCTTCAGAAATTTCGTAGAAATCAAATCCTTCTTTAACGATTGGTGGTTCGCTGACAATATCAGACGTAACCGCGTTAATTGCGTCCTGAAACTGTCCACTATTTCCTCCTGATGCACATAATACTATCTTCATGCCAATTTCGGCTAAAAATGCCGTTAATCCGACACATAAATCTTCTTCTCCATAAACAACTACCCGCTTACCAAACAGATATTTATGGGAATCAACATAGGCATCCACTAACCGTCCCCGTTCCAGTTGATGTTTTCTCGGTGTCGCACACCCAGAAACCTCTTCTAGGGCTTCAAAGAAGCGATCGCACTCTCGCAACCCAATCGGCATCCCCAAGGCGTACAGGGGAACACCGCAGCGTTCAGCCAGAAGTTGACCCCCAGAATTCCCAGTCCGTTGCAACACTTGACCGAACTCAATCGTGGCGTCAGAATGTCCCATAAGTTGAATCGCCGCAATTGGCGTTCCCCCTTCTGGAATCTTTTCATAGTCCATTTGTGCGGGGGCGTCTAAGGTTTCTGAGATATCCGGTAGGATAGTTCCTGGACAATTAAAATCATCGAGAACTTCTTTTAGATAACGGATATCGGCTGGAGAAACTAATCCCGGTAAAAGATTGACTTTGGACGTGTTGAGTATGTAGGGGCGGGTTTCACTACTATCCTTTTCTGTTTGCTCAGATGTGAATAAACCCGCCCCGACTCCTGGGGATTGGGAAGACGTTTTGGGTTCGACTGTTTCCGATTCAACTAACTGATCAATAACTGCCCGCACTGTGGCATGAAAGCCTTCGATATGGGTGCCACTATAACTGGGGGTGGAGACATTTAACAAGGTTGGTAATTCCTTGTCGCCAAATTCTTCCTTAAACTCTTTCAACAACCCACTGACATTATCGCCAATGGTTTCAGTTAAGCAAGTGGTGGCAATTCCTACAACTTTTGCGCCATATTTATCCATGACATTGAGGATACCTTTTTTCAGGTTAGGTCCTCCGCCATAAACGGCGTGTTTTTCACTCAAGGAAGATGAGGCAATGTCAATGGGTTCGCGAAAGTGACTAATGATATAACGCCTCATGTAAGTGGCGCAGCCTTGTGATCCATGGAGAAAGGGAACGGTTCCTTCTATTCCCCGAAAGGCAATACAAGCGCCCAGGGGTTTACACAGTTTACAGGCGTTAGTTGTGGAAACGTAAGCTTCGGTTTTTTGCTTAATTTTGAGTTTCTTAGACATGGTTTTATCGGTGGCAGCGAATTCGGTAATGGTTTATCATTTCAATCCTGGAATAATGGTGCGTTACACTACCCTTTGGAAACGCGGCGTGAACGCTAACCCTACAACTTAAGTTTGAGGAATAATGGTGCGTTACGCTTCGCTAACACACCCTACAACTTGAGGCACTAAAGTGCCTACTACGAACAACCCGTTTTAACGGGTTTAAGCTTTTAGCCGGAACTTGAGTTCAAGGCTTGATTTTTACGCGGCACAAATCTCCAGACGGGAGACATAACGGTACTATGTACTTCCTTAGCAAAATTCACCATTCCCAGAAACCCTTCTAACGCTTCCTTGCGTTCATGATTGTGGTCGCAAAATCCTAGTCCTAACTTATAGGCAATCGGTCGTTCTTTCACGCCGCCGACAAAGATATCAACATCTTTTTCTTTTAAAAATGCTGAGAGTTCTAATGGGTTAGAATCATCCACAATAATTGTGCCTTCGTCAGTAACTTCGTGGAGTTCTCGGTAGTCTTCACTGGTTCCCGTTTGCGAACCCACCATCACCACATCCATGCCGATAAGTCGGAAGGCTTTAACTAAGGAAAAAGCCTTGAACGCACCGCCTACATAAATCGCCGCTTTTTTACCTTGCAAGTCTTTGCGGTACTCTTGCAGTTTAGTATATAACAGGGTTAATTCTTCCCGCACTAAGTCTTGAGCGCGTTTGAGAATTTCGGGGTCATCCTCGAAGAATCGGGCGACTTTATACAAGGCTTCCGCCATGTCTTCGACACCAAAGTAGGACACTCGTAGAAACGGAGTTCCATACTTTTCTTTCATCATCTTGGCTAAGTCCATCGTCGCCCCAGAACACTGAACCACGTTCAATGCAGCGCCGTGCGATCGCGCGATATCTCCAACTCTACCATCGCCTGTGATATTGGCAACAACCTGGACACCCATGCGTTCAAAATATTCACGGATAATCCAAATTTCTCCAGCTAAATTAAAATCACCCAGAATATTAATACTGCGGGGAGAAATTCCGGTAGTATCCCCTGTCCCCACTAAGCGGAACATGGCAGTACAAGCGGCATTATAGCCCGCCCGTTTGTTGCCCTTAAATCCTTCTGATTTAACCGGAATTACGGGGATATTTTTTTCTTGACTAACTCGTCTACAAATCGCTTCTAAATCATCACCAATAATACCCACAATACAGGTGGAATAAACAAATGCCGCATTCGGGTGATGGCGGTCAATCAGTTCCGTTAACGCCTGATAGAGTTTCTTCTCACCCCCAAAGATGACATCGCGTTCTTGTAAATCCGTGGAAAAACTCAACCGATGCAATTCTGGACCCGATGAAAGCGCCCCGCGAATATCCCAGGTATACGCCGCACACCCGATTGGTCCATGGACTAAATGAACCGCGTCAGCGATGGGGTATAAAACAACGCGAGAACCACAAAATACGCAAGCCCGTTGGCTAACTGCACCAGCAAGGCTGTCTTTGTTACATTCCAGGTCAAATGGTTGGTTTCCCTTGCGGTGAATTTGCTTTTCACGTTCTTGGAAAATAACAGGTTCCATATCGTCAGGCTCACAAACGTTGTACAAAAATGCTTTTAGAAGAAGCGGAAAAGGCGGGGAATAAGTAAGCCCCGACACCCGCCAAGAACTCAAGTTCTTGGCTTATAGCTCAAGTCGTCTTTAGACGACTGGAATTCTTTCGTGTAGGGGCGACCCGCTTGTACAAATCAACAACTATATCCATTCAATTGACTCAGGTCGCCCTTTACTATCTGAGATTTAACTAACAAACAGATAATCCTCAGCAAGTTTGCCGTCTTCTAAGGCGTCGAGGATTTCGTCAATGGCTTCTTCATCAACATTGCCGTACCAGTAATTATCTGGGTAAACCATCATCACAGGTCCGTTGTTGCACAGATTCATGCATCCCGTTGAGGAAACCAGAGCGTCTAAACCGCGATCGGTTATTTCTGATTCGAGATACTGAATTAAATTAGTAGAATCCTTTTTCTGACAAACTCCTTTCGCGTTGCCATTGACTCGGAAGCTGGAACAAACGAAGATATGGTGTTCAGGTTTCTGCATGATAAACCCCCTTAAAAAGGATGAAAAATTAAGGATGATTTTTGAGTTTTTCAGGACTAACTCAAACCTTGGAGTGGGGCGGATTTAGTCACATCAGGTGACACCAATTATCCGAATTAACCCGCCCCTAAAGCGTTCTAGCGAACCAATTCAAACAGCTCATCGGGAGCATCCCGGTCGAGGCGTTCGAGTAAGGTGTTGCAAATATTAGAGAGCAGGTAGATACCGCCCCAGTAGCAAGCTGTGGGAAAATAGCTGTGACCAACGCGATCTAAAATGGGGAAACCGAAGCGCACGATCGGAATATCTTCATCACGACCGATATACTTGCCGTATTCATTGCCTAACAGCAAATCGACTGGCTCATTCTTAATCAGTTGATGCAAGTAGAACAAGTCTGCATTAGCCGCAACCACAGCATCAGGAACGGTATCCTTGAGGATATCTTTGACTCGTTCTTCAAAACGTTTCCCAACCGGGCTACCCGTAATCACGTAAACCGGTAACATACCGCAGTCTACGAGGAACTCAGTCGCAGAGATCACCTGGTCAGGGTCACCATATACCGCAACCCGCTTGCGATACAGGTACTGCTGCATATCCGTCATCACATCAACCAACCGTCCCCGGTCATCATTGAGCGACTCAGGTGGCGTGACATCACTGAATTCAATCAAGGCTTGGACAAAGCGGTCAGTGGCGCGAAGACCAATGGGTAAGTCCAGAACACGAGACGGAACTTGGCACTTGTTTTGCAGGGCTGTCGCGGCGGCTTCTGAGGTAAAATTACCCAAGGCTAAGGTGGCAGTGCTATTCCCGGTGTCGATTAAATCGGGAATCGGTGTCCCGCCTTTCGGGTACATCTGAAAATCACCCGTTTTCGGTGTATCCACCACATCCGAGGTATCCGGGAAGACAATCGCGTCAATCCCCATTTGGGTCACTAACTGCTTAACCGCCCGTACATCGGAGGGT
The nucleotide sequence above comes from Coleofasciculus chthonoplastes PCC 7420. Encoded proteins:
- a CDS encoding nitrogenase component 1, which produces MSKKLKIKQKTEAYVSTTNACKLCKPLGACIAFRGIEGTVPFLHGSQGCATYMRRYIISHFREPIDIASSSLSEKHAVYGGGPNLKKGILNVMDKYGAKVVGIATTCLTETIGDNVSGLLKEFKEEFGDKELPTLLNVSTPSYSGTHIEGFHATVRAVIDQLVESETVEPKTSSQSPGVGAGLFTSEQTEKDSSETRPYILNTSKVNLLPGLVSPADIRYLKEVLDDFNCPGTILPDISETLDAPAQMDYEKIPEGGTPIAAIQLMGHSDATIEFGQVLQRTGNSGGQLLAERCGVPLYALGMPIGLRECDRFFEALEEVSGCATPRKHQLERGRLVDAYVDSHKYLFGKRVVVYGEEDLCVGLTAFLAEIGMKIVLCASGGNSGQFQDAINAVTSDIVSEPPIVKEGFDFYEISEEIESLDPDMLIGTSKGYSLTKKQQIPLIRVGFPIHDRFGGQRMLHLGYRGTQNLLDRIVNAIIEKKQADSPVGYGYL
- the nifE gene encoding nitrogenase iron-molybdenum cofactor biosynthesis protein NifE, which encodes MEPVIFQEREKQIHRKGNQPFDLECNKDSLAGAVSQRACVFCGSRVVLYPIADAVHLVHGPIGCAAYTWDIRGALSSGPELHRLSFSTDLQERDVIFGGEKKLYQALTELIDRHHPNAAFVYSTCIVGIIGDDLEAICRRVSQEKNIPVIPVKSEGFKGNKRAGYNAACTAMFRLVGTGDTTGISPRSINILGDFNLAGEIWIIREYFERMGVQVVANITGDGRVGDIARSHGAALNVVQCSGATMDLAKMMKEKYGTPFLRVSYFGVEDMAEALYKVARFFEDDPEILKRAQDLVREELTLLYTKLQEYRKDLQGKKAAIYVGGAFKAFSLVKAFRLIGMDVVMVGSQTGTSEDYRELHEVTDEGTIIVDDSNPLELSAFLKEKDVDIFVGGVKERPIAYKLGLGFCDHNHERKEALEGFLGMVNFAKEVHSTVMSPVWRFVPRKNQALNSSSG
- a CDS encoding (2Fe-2S) ferredoxin domain-containing protein, which translates into the protein MQKPEHHIFVCSSFRVNGNAKGVCQKKDSTNLIQYLESEITDRGLDALVSSTGCMNLCNNGPVMMVYPDNYWYGNVDEEAIDEILDALEDGKLAEDYLFVS
- the nifK gene encoding nitrogenase molybdenum-iron protein subunit beta: MLEATPKEIVERKALRINPAKTCQPIGAMYAALGIHGCLPNSHGSQGCCSFHKSHLTRHYREPIMAATSAFTEGSSVFGGGGNLKQALTTIFTVYNPDMVAVSTTCLSETIGDDLPTFIRQARESGAVPEGKYVIHANTPSYVGSHVTGWSNMTKAMVTYLSAKTETPNNKLNIIPGYVEPSDVRAVKQLVTQMGIDAIVFPDTSDVVDTPKTGDFQMYPKGGTPIPDLIDTGNSTATLALGNFTSEAAATALQNKCQVPSRVLDLPIGLRATDRFVQALIEFSDVTPPESLNDDRGRLVDVMTDMQQYLYRKRVAVYGDPDQVISATEFLVDCGMLPVYVITGSPVGKRFEERVKDILKDTVPDAVVAANADLFYLHQLIKNEPVDLLLGNEYGKYIGRDEDIPIVRFGFPILDRVGHSYFPTACYWGGIYLLSNICNTLLERLDRDAPDELFELVR